The following are encoded together in the Lathyrus oleraceus cultivar Zhongwan6 chromosome 3, CAAS_Psat_ZW6_1.0, whole genome shotgun sequence genome:
- the LOC127130550 gene encoding uncharacterized mitochondrial protein AtMg00810-like, with amino-acid sequence MGKMNYFLGLQIKQLNNGIFINQFKYCKELLKRFDMVNCKAMATPMGFGTYIDQYEFGVSIDITEYRGMIGSLLYLTASHPDIMFNVCLCAWFQVNPEESHLASVKRIMKYLKGTTNVSLWYPKGSICYFLDYSDSDYAGCKTDRKSTSGTCHILGNALVSWFYKKQACVSPSTNEVEYIRVGNFYAQILWLK; translated from the coding sequence ATGGGTAAGATGAATTATTTTCTTGGACTTCAAATTAAGCAACTAAATAATGGAATCTTCATCAACCAATTCAAGTATTGCAAGGAGTTGTTGAAAAGATTCGACATGGTTAATTGCAAAGCAATGGCTACTCCAATGGGATTCGGAACTTATATTGATCAATATGAATTCGGCGTTTCAATTGATATCACAgagtatcgaggtatgattggcTCACTACTATATTTAACGGCAAGCCATCCTGACATAATGTTTAATGTTTGTCTTTGTGCATGGTTTCAAGTCAATCCAGAGGAATCACATCTTGCCTCCGTGAAGagaatcatgaagtatctcaaaggaacaacgaacGTCAGCTTATGGTATCCCAAAGGTAGTATATGTTACTTTCTTGATTATTCTGACTCAGACTATGCAGGTTGTAAAACAGATCGAAAAAGCACAAGTGGGACATGTCACATCCTAGGAAACGCTCTTGTATCATGGTTCTACAAGAAGCAAGCATGTGTGTCTCCTAGTACGAATGAAGTAGAATACATTCGTGTAGGAAATTTTTACGCTCAAATACTTTGGCTAAAATAA